The following are encoded together in the Brassica napus cultivar Da-Ae chromosome A9, Da-Ae, whole genome shotgun sequence genome:
- the LOC106358882 gene encoding probable serine/threonine-protein kinase At1g09600 isoform X2 has product MQIGQGTYSTVYRARDLETGKMVAMKKVRFVNMDPESVRFMAREINILRKLDHPNVMKLDCLVTSKLSGSLYLVFEYMEHDLSGLALRPGVKFTEPQIKCYMKQLLSGLEHCHSRGILHRDIKGSNLLVNNDGVLKIGDFGLASFYHPDQDEPLTSRVVTLWYRAPELLLGATEYGAGIDLWSVGCILTELFLGKPIMPGRTEVEQMHKIFKLCGSPSDDYWRKTKLPLATSFKPQQPYKRVLLETFKSLPSSALALVDKLLSLEPEKRGSTSSTLNSKFFTTEPLPCEVSSLPKYPPSKELDAKVRDEEARRKRAETVKGREAESVRRASRDFNPEEASRTGSRGETGRGDRDKGFSHTNSMIHPSITATWSKNESSRHNVVELKATRSSNVPVTARYLSPSYKDDAAIEPTTTYRRKKNRMHCSGPLMPPGGNIEDILKEHERQIQEAVRKSRLEKSATKKNHKTGS; this is encoded by the exons atGCAGATTGGACAAGGGACTTATAGTACCGTGTACAGAGCTCGTGATCTTGAGACCGGTAAAATGGTGGCCATGAAGAAGGTTAGATTCGTCAATATGGATCCTGAGAGTGTGAGATTCATGGCTAGGGAAATCAACATCTTGCGGAAACTTGACCATCCAAACGTTATGAAGCTCGATTGTCTTGTCACCTCAAAACTCTCTGGTAGCTTGTACCTTGTGTTCGAGTACATGGAGCATGATCTTTCTGGTCTCGCTCTTAGACCCGGTGTCAAATTCACAGAACCTCAG ATCAAATGTTACATGAAACAGCTGCTTAGCGGTCTTGAACATTGCCACAGCCGAGGAATCCTCCACCGCGACATTAAGGGTTCAAATCTCTTGGTGAACAATGACGGAGTCCTCAAGATTGGAGATTTTGGTCTGGCGAGTTTCTATCATCCAGATCAAGATGAACCCCTGACGAGCCGTGTAGTCACCTTGTGGTACAGGGCCCCTGAGCTTCTACTTGGAGCTACAGAGTATGGAGCCGGCATAGATCTGTGGAGTGTTGGCTGCATTCTAACAGAACTTTTCTTAGGGAAACCAATCATGCCCGGAAGAACAGAG GTGGAGCAAATGCATAAGATCTTCAAGTTGTGTGGTTCACCATCCGATGATTACTGGCGGAAGACAAAGCTACCACTTGCGACAAGTTTCAAACCACAACAACCTTACAAACGTGTCCTTCTAGAGACGTTCAAGAGTTTGCCATCTTCTGCTCTAGCTCTTGTTGACAAGCTTCTATCCTTAGAACCAGAGAAGCGAGGCTCAACTTCATCAACGCTAAACAGCAAG TTCTTCACAACCGAACCACTCCCTTGCGAGGTATCAAGTTTGCCCAAGTATCCTCCAAGCAAGGAACTTGATGCAAAGGTCCGtgatgaagaagcaagaag GAAACGTGCCGAAACTGTGAAGGGACGTGAAGCTGAATCGGTGAGAAGGGCTTCCAGAGATTTTAATCCTGAGGAAGCCAGTAGAACAGGGTCGAGAGGAGAGACGGGAAGAGGCGATAGAGATAAAGGATTTTCTCATACCAATTCAATGATTCACCCAAGTATAACAGCAACATGGAGTAAAAACGAAAGCTCTAGGCACAATGTAGTAGAGCTGAAAGCTACCCGATCTAGCAATGTGCCAGTCACAGCAAGATACTTGTCTCCTTCATATAAAGATGACGCAGCCATTGAACCCACGACG ACATACAGACGCAAGAAGAACAGAATGCACTGTTCAGGTCCATTGATGCCTCCAGGTGGAAACATTGAGGACATTCTGAAAGAGCATGAGAGGCAAATCCAAGAGGCTGTAAGGAAATCGCGGCTTGAGAAATCTGCAACAAAGAAAAATCACAAAACAGGTTCATAA
- the LOC106358882 gene encoding probable serine/threonine-protein kinase At1g09600 isoform X1, with protein MQIGQGTYSTVYRARDLETGKMVAMKKVRFVNMDPESVRFMAREINILRKLDHPNVMKLDCLVTSKLSGSLYLVFEYMEHDLSGLALRPGVKFTEPQVHFMSEKNVNKWTNNHCCFLQIKCYMKQLLSGLEHCHSRGILHRDIKGSNLLVNNDGVLKIGDFGLASFYHPDQDEPLTSRVVTLWYRAPELLLGATEYGAGIDLWSVGCILTELFLGKPIMPGRTEVEQMHKIFKLCGSPSDDYWRKTKLPLATSFKPQQPYKRVLLETFKSLPSSALALVDKLLSLEPEKRGSTSSTLNSKFFTTEPLPCEVSSLPKYPPSKELDAKVRDEEARRKRAETVKGREAESVRRASRDFNPEEASRTGSRGETGRGDRDKGFSHTNSMIHPSITATWSKNESSRHNVVELKATRSSNVPVTARYLSPSYKDDAAIEPTTTYRRKKNRMHCSGPLMPPGGNIEDILKEHERQIQEAVRKSRLEKSATKKNHKTGS; from the exons atGCAGATTGGACAAGGGACTTATAGTACCGTGTACAGAGCTCGTGATCTTGAGACCGGTAAAATGGTGGCCATGAAGAAGGTTAGATTCGTCAATATGGATCCTGAGAGTGTGAGATTCATGGCTAGGGAAATCAACATCTTGCGGAAACTTGACCATCCAAACGTTATGAAGCTCGATTGTCTTGTCACCTCAAAACTCTCTGGTAGCTTGTACCTTGTGTTCGAGTACATGGAGCATGATCTTTCTGGTCTCGCTCTTAGACCCGGTGTCAAATTCACAGAACCTCAGGTACATTTTATGTCTGAAAAAAATGTTAACAAGTGGACTAATAACCATTGTTGCTTCTTGCAGATCAAATGTTACATGAAACAGCTGCTTAGCGGTCTTGAACATTGCCACAGCCGAGGAATCCTCCACCGCGACATTAAGGGTTCAAATCTCTTGGTGAACAATGACGGAGTCCTCAAGATTGGAGATTTTGGTCTGGCGAGTTTCTATCATCCAGATCAAGATGAACCCCTGACGAGCCGTGTAGTCACCTTGTGGTACAGGGCCCCTGAGCTTCTACTTGGAGCTACAGAGTATGGAGCCGGCATAGATCTGTGGAGTGTTGGCTGCATTCTAACAGAACTTTTCTTAGGGAAACCAATCATGCCCGGAAGAACAGAG GTGGAGCAAATGCATAAGATCTTCAAGTTGTGTGGTTCACCATCCGATGATTACTGGCGGAAGACAAAGCTACCACTTGCGACAAGTTTCAAACCACAACAACCTTACAAACGTGTCCTTCTAGAGACGTTCAAGAGTTTGCCATCTTCTGCTCTAGCTCTTGTTGACAAGCTTCTATCCTTAGAACCAGAGAAGCGAGGCTCAACTTCATCAACGCTAAACAGCAAG TTCTTCACAACCGAACCACTCCCTTGCGAGGTATCAAGTTTGCCCAAGTATCCTCCAAGCAAGGAACTTGATGCAAAGGTCCGtgatgaagaagcaagaag GAAACGTGCCGAAACTGTGAAGGGACGTGAAGCTGAATCGGTGAGAAGGGCTTCCAGAGATTTTAATCCTGAGGAAGCCAGTAGAACAGGGTCGAGAGGAGAGACGGGAAGAGGCGATAGAGATAAAGGATTTTCTCATACCAATTCAATGATTCACCCAAGTATAACAGCAACATGGAGTAAAAACGAAAGCTCTAGGCACAATGTAGTAGAGCTGAAAGCTACCCGATCTAGCAATGTGCCAGTCACAGCAAGATACTTGTCTCCTTCATATAAAGATGACGCAGCCATTGAACCCACGACG ACATACAGACGCAAGAAGAACAGAATGCACTGTTCAGGTCCATTGATGCCTCCAGGTGGAAACATTGAGGACATTCTGAAAGAGCATGAGAGGCAAATCCAAGAGGCTGTAAGGAAATCGCGGCTTGAGAAATCTGCAACAAAGAAAAATCACAAAACAGGTTCATAA